The region AAACGATCCAACGTGACAAACGCGAGAACCTGTTGGCTACTTCCATGCGCAAAGTGAAGAACCGTTCGGGCATAATCGAATCGCGGGTTTTCACCTGCAACGAGTGTTCGGAAGAGTTTTGCAACGGGAAAACGTGCGCCGATTTCAACTACGACCTGTACACGCGCATCGTACCGAAGGCGCCACTCCTGAAGACCAACTCACAGCAACAGCTCTCACTGAACGGAGGTGTCGGTGGCATGGGAAAcggaactggtggtggtggtggccgcatgCTTGGTGATATCAATCAAAAAAGCATCGATAGTGGCAGCGGAACCGGTGGGGGTACCACGGGTTCGAAAAAGAGTCGCAAAGGTGGACGGAAAAAGCCGAAATCGAAAGCCAAATCCGTTGAAGCGGAAGATGAAGGCAATCAgagctccggtggtggtactgccGCGGGAGGCAGGGGCACCGGTTCCGTAAGTGgtgggaagaagaaaggcaaaa is a window of Anopheles aquasalis chromosome 2, idAnoAquaMG_Q_19, whole genome shotgun sequence DNA encoding:
- the LOC126570459 gene encoding keratin, type I cytoskeletal 10 translates to MDDIFGKKKEVVPILDLSKSTATSREEFKRMIEKVPDYKMRPIKVRSDEIRFKEKEYGFKMPKKELKMLMKNGGERDKLYTYMDPIPGEMRNLVIMELCSVPIDWKMLTSQRPKTKVEEDYFSKLVELGKLQIKTIQRDKRENLLATSMRKVKNRSGIIESRVFTCNECSEEFCNGKTCADFNYDLYTRIVPKAPLLKTNSQQQLSLNGGVGGMGNGTGGGGGRMLGDINQKSIDSGSGTGGGTTGSKKSRKGGRKKPKSKAKSVEAEDEGNQSSGGGTAAGGRGTGSVSGGKKKGKKASKSKSVEK